A genomic region of Pseudomonas frederiksbergensis contains the following coding sequences:
- a CDS encoding adhesin — MNRTLLILAMFCSAPTFAQPPVIDTATIDNSGRQYQGNFSVNQAAGDQQQQANARAIAIDTNASATTQIRQRLRTQVDPRIDAQSTIKGNAFSNGNGVLGVNQSSGASNQQANALRISISATPQSIDDSVLKQQNVALLNNSDSTDLTPGHRQVATSDQAFTGSRGVIQLNQSAGVGNRTANTLSVRVAD; from the coding sequence CTGATTCTGGCCATGTTTTGCAGTGCCCCGACCTTTGCCCAACCTCCTGTCATCGATACTGCCACCATCGACAACTCCGGCAGGCAGTACCAGGGCAACTTCTCGGTCAACCAGGCTGCCGGCGATCAGCAACAACAGGCCAACGCCCGAGCCATCGCCATTGACACCAACGCCAGCGCTACCACGCAGATTCGCCAACGGTTGCGTACTCAGGTCGATCCCAGGATCGATGCCCAGTCAACCATTAAAGGCAACGCCTTCAGTAACGGCAATGGCGTACTGGGGGTCAACCAGAGCTCGGGCGCCAGCAACCAGCAAGCCAACGCCCTGCGGATAAGCATCAGTGCTACGCCGCAAAGTATCGACGACAGCGTCCTCAAGCAACAGAACGTGGCGCTGCTCAACAACTCCGATTCAACGGATCTTACTCCTGGCCATCGCCAGGTCGCCACCAGCGACCAGGCCTTCACCGGTAGCCGTGGGGTGATCCAGTTGAATCAGAGCGCCGGGGTGGGAAACCGAACGGCCAACACCCTGAGCGTACGGGTCGCGGATTGA